Proteins from a genomic interval of Cygnus olor isolate bCygOlo1 chromosome 9, bCygOlo1.pri.v2, whole genome shotgun sequence:
- the LOC121074812 gene encoding arylacetamide deacetylase-like isoform X2, with product MHYMEALSLITVAEYVAPTSDENVTVTDTEFSNVAVRLYLPRKPAGGLRRAVIYFHGGGWCVGQAGMKSYDLLSRWTSNQLDAVVVSVDYRLAPKYHFPVQFEDVYSATKFFLQSSVLSQYGVDPNRVCVAGDSAGGNLAAAVAQKLLEDSEVTTRLRAQVLLYPALQTLDLNLPSYQQNENGLILPKSLMVRFWSEYFTSDSSLREAMASNRHVPAESGHLFQFVNWSNLLPEEMKKDYVYTSPVFGSSKIAKKYPGFLDPRAAPLLAKDTRLHGLPPTYVLTCEYDVLRDDGVMYVSRLRAAGVRVTHDHAKDAFHGALMFVSSPTSLPVGNRLRNRYTEWLNENL from the exons ATGCACTACATGGAAGCTCTGTCGCTGATCACAGTTGCTGAATACGTTGCACCGACCTCTGATGAGAACGTCACCGTGACAGACACAGAGTTCAGCAACGTGGCCGTCCGTCTGTATCTGCCCAGGAAGCCAGCTGGTGGACTGAGGAGGGCAGTGATCTACTTTCATGGTGGAGGATGGTGTGTAGGGCAGGCGG gcaTGAAATCCTATGACCTTCTGTCAAGGTGGACTTCAAACCAGTTAGATGCTGTGGTCGTATCAGTCGA TTACAGGTTGGCACCTAAATACCATTTTCCGGTTCAATTTGAAGATGTGTATTCAGCGACAAAGTTCTTCCTCCAAAGCAGTGTGCTCTCCCAGTATGGGGTAGACCCAAACAGGGTCTGTGTTGCAGGAGACAGTGCAGGTGGCAACTTAGCTGCAGCTGTGGCACAAAAG CTGCTAGAGGACTCTGAAGTCACAACTAGACTTAGAGCACAAGTTTTGCTTTATCCTGCTCTTCAAACCCTTGACCTGAATTTGCCATCTtaccaacaaaatgaaaacgGCCTGATTTTACCCAAATCACTCATGGTCAGGTTCTGGAGTGAATATTTTACATCTGATTCATCTCTCAGGGAAGCAATGGCCTCTAACAGGCATGTCCCAGCTGAATCAGgccatttgtttcagtttgtaaaCTGGAGTAATTTGCTaccagaagagatgaaaaaagatTACGTTTACACCAGTCCTGTTTTTGGAAGCTCCAAGATTGCAAAAAAGTACCCCGGGTTTCTGGATCCGAGAGCGGCCCCACTGCTGGCCAAAGACACCAGGTTACATGGGCTGCCCCCTACCTACGTCCTCACATGCGAGTACGATGTCTTACGGGACGACGGAGTTATGTATGTCAGTCGCCTCAGGGCAGCAGGAGTTCGAGTCACACATGATCATGCTAAGGATGCTTTCCATGGGGCTCTGATGTTTGTATCAAGTCCAACTAGTTTACCTGTAGGGAACAGGTTGAGAAACAGATACACTGAGTGGttaaatgaaaatctgtaa
- the SUCNR1 gene encoding succinate receptor 1 produces MAVNETDGCEISETLEKYYLSTMYSLEFILGFTGNSIVVLGYIFCLKDWKSGNIYLFNLSLSDLLFLCTLPILVNGYSRGYWVESNTLCYSNRFLLHANLYTSILFLTVVSIDRYLLIKYPFREHILQKKKTAFIVCIAVWILVILELLPLMVFLETKKSTNNYKCLDYASSGDPGKSLIYSMFLTIFGFLIPLSIMCFFYVKMFLFLKNWREQISSYLTLEKPLTLVILALATFSLLFAPYHIMRNVRLASRIPALNMSACTQDIINDIYIITRPIAFLNSAINPVFYFLMGDHFREMLMAKIMQLLTRFTTPSK; encoded by the exons ATG GCTGTGAATGAGACAGATGGCTGTGAGATCAGCGAAACCCTAGAAAAGTATTATCTTTCCACCATGTATAGCCTTGAGTTCATTTTAGGCTTCACTGGAAACAGTATTGTGGTGCTTGGCTATATTTTCTGCCTGAAAGACTGGAAAAGTGGCAACATCTATCTGTTTAATTTATCATTATCAGATTTATTGTTTCTGTGTACTTTACCAATACTTGTGAACGGCTACTCCAGAGGCTACTGGGTAGAGTCGAACACGTTGTGCTATAGCAACAGGTTCCTGTTGCATGCAAACCTGTACACCAGCATCCTTTTCCTTACTGTTGTCAGTATTGACAGGTACCTGCTCATAAAATATCCTTTCAGAGAACATATtctacagaagaagaaaacagcctttATCGTGTGTATCGCCGTATGGATCTTGGTGATATTGGAACTGTTGCCATTGATGGTTTTCCTGGAGACTAAGAAGTCTACCAATAATTACAAATGTCTAGATTATGCAAGTTCTGGAGACCCCGGAAAAAGCCTTATCTATAGTATGTTTCTGACTATCTTTGGGTTCCTTATCCCTCTGTCTATTATGTGCTTTTTCTATGtgaagatgtttctttttcttaaaaactggaGGGAGCAAATCAGTTCTTACTTGACACTTGAAAAACCCCTTACTTTAGTCATTCTTGCACTGGCCaccttttcattgcttttcGCTCCCTATCACATAATGCGCAACGTCCGACTTGCTTCCCGAATACCAGCCTTGAATATGTCTGCGTGCACACAGGACATCATCAATGACATTTACATCATCACAAGACccattgcatttttaaatagtgCCATTAatcctgttttttatttcttaatggGTGACCACTTCAGAGAGATGCTGATGGCAAAAATAATGCAACTCTTGACCAGGTTCACAACCCCCAGCAAATGA
- the LOC121074812 gene encoding arylacetamide deacetylase-like isoform X1 has translation MGAKLLCFCLASALVAYYIYTPIPENIEEGWKVMLVTTMFRTVGHVAEVADRLGLMHYMEALSLITVAEYVAPTSDENVTVTDTEFSNVAVRLYLPRKPAGGLRRAVIYFHGGGWCVGQAGMKSYDLLSRWTSNQLDAVVVSVDYRLAPKYHFPVQFEDVYSATKFFLQSSVLSQYGVDPNRVCVAGDSAGGNLAAAVAQKLLEDSEVTTRLRAQVLLYPALQTLDLNLPSYQQNENGLILPKSLMVRFWSEYFTSDSSLREAMASNRHVPAESGHLFQFVNWSNLLPEEMKKDYVYTSPVFGSSKIAKKYPGFLDPRAAPLLAKDTRLHGLPPTYVLTCEYDVLRDDGVMYVSRLRAAGVRVTHDHAKDAFHGALMFVSSPTSLPVGNRLRNRYTEWLNENL, from the exons ATGGGAGCTAAactgctgtgcttctgcctcGCCTCTGCCCTTGTTGCATACTACATCTATACACCCATTCCGGAGAACATTGAGGAGGGCTGGAAGGTGATGCTCGTAACCACTATGTTTCGGACCGTCGGGCATGTG GCTGAGGTTGCTGATCGGCTGGGTCTGATGCACTACATGGAAGCTCTGTCGCTGATCACAGTTGCTGAATACGTTGCACCGACCTCTGATGAGAACGTCACCGTGACAGACACAGAGTTCAGCAACGTGGCCGTCCGTCTGTATCTGCCCAGGAAGCCAGCTGGTGGACTGAGGAGGGCAGTGATCTACTTTCATGGTGGAGGATGGTGTGTAGGGCAGGCGG gcaTGAAATCCTATGACCTTCTGTCAAGGTGGACTTCAAACCAGTTAGATGCTGTGGTCGTATCAGTCGA TTACAGGTTGGCACCTAAATACCATTTTCCGGTTCAATTTGAAGATGTGTATTCAGCGACAAAGTTCTTCCTCCAAAGCAGTGTGCTCTCCCAGTATGGGGTAGACCCAAACAGGGTCTGTGTTGCAGGAGACAGTGCAGGTGGCAACTTAGCTGCAGCTGTGGCACAAAAG CTGCTAGAGGACTCTGAAGTCACAACTAGACTTAGAGCACAAGTTTTGCTTTATCCTGCTCTTCAAACCCTTGACCTGAATTTGCCATCTtaccaacaaaatgaaaacgGCCTGATTTTACCCAAATCACTCATGGTCAGGTTCTGGAGTGAATATTTTACATCTGATTCATCTCTCAGGGAAGCAATGGCCTCTAACAGGCATGTCCCAGCTGAATCAGgccatttgtttcagtttgtaaaCTGGAGTAATTTGCTaccagaagagatgaaaaaagatTACGTTTACACCAGTCCTGTTTTTGGAAGCTCCAAGATTGCAAAAAAGTACCCCGGGTTTCTGGATCCGAGAGCGGCCCCACTGCTGGCCAAAGACACCAGGTTACATGGGCTGCCCCCTACCTACGTCCTCACATGCGAGTACGATGTCTTACGGGACGACGGAGTTATGTATGTCAGTCGCCTCAGGGCAGCAGGAGTTCGAGTCACACATGATCATGCTAAGGATGCTTTCCATGGGGCTCTGATGTTTGTATCAAGTCCAACTAGTTTACCTGTAGGGAACAGGTTGAGAAACAGATACACTGAGTGGttaaatgaaaatctgtaa